One part of the Eucalyptus grandis isolate ANBG69807.140 chromosome 10, ASM1654582v1, whole genome shotgun sequence genome encodes these proteins:
- the LOC104421629 gene encoding heavy metal-associated isoprenylated plant protein 3: MPIHPTAIATSVATTPPFRKPKCSLARYKNHPRTESTGTSSSLDPPILSSESRSSARPQAKPESPRMGKKKGNKGGGDAKQEAKSKGGEVENKKKEGEDGFTVVLKMDMHCGGCADKIVKRAKNVKGVEKAKAEWEANKLTVRGEMDPWELREELEGKTKKKVEVVSPQLPKKDKDKDKDSKSSASPDGNNKKAKDKKAEDKKPKEPPVSTAVLKLELHCAGCIDKIYKTATKVKGVQNIQFDKEKDLVAVTGTMDAKALMESLKEKMKRPVEAVQPKKDKDGGGGGGGGGSGGEGGGKKNKKGGGNAGKEGGDDGGHDGVEESYGIPGEYFGGSRMEYYGLPPGYGYNYAYMYGNHLHAPQMFSDENPNACHIM, from the exons ATGCCCATCCATCCGACTGCCATCGCCACTTCCGTCGCAACTACTCCCCCCTTTCGCAAACCAAAatgctcgctcgctcgctaTAAAAATCACCCCCGCACTGAATCCACCGGTACTTCCTCCTCCCTCGATCCCCCGATTCTATCTTCCGAGTCACGCTCGTCCGCTCGTCCGCAGGCGAAACCCGAGTCTCCCCGAATGGGCAAG AAGAAGGGCAACAAGGGAGGTGGCGACGCGAAGCAGGAGGCGAAGAGCAAAGGAGGGGAGGTggagaacaagaagaaggaaggcgAGGATGGCTTCACGGTGGTCCTGAAGATGGACATGCACTGCGGGGGTTGCGCCGACAAGATCGTCAAAAGGGCCAAGAATGTCAAGG GGGTGGAGAAGGCGAAGGCAGAGTGGGAGGCGAACAAGCTGACGGTGCGGGGGGAGATGGACCCGTGGGAGCTTCGGGAGGAGCTGGAggggaagacgaagaagaaggtggaggTGGTGTCGCCTCAGCTGCCCAAGAAGGACAAGGACAAGGACAAGGACAGCAAATCGTCGGCATCTCCGGACGGCAACAACAAGAAGGCCAAAGATAAAAAGGCCGAGGACAAGAAACCCAAAGAG CCTCCGGTGAGCACGGCGGTTCTGAAGCTGGAATTGCACTGCGCGGGGTGCATCGACAAGATTTACAAAACCGCCACGAAAGTCAAAG GAGTACAAAACATTCAATTTGACAAGGAGAAGGATTTGGTCGCGGTGACGGGCACGATGGACGCGAAGGCCCTCATGGAGAGtttgaaggagaagatgaagaggccGGTCGAAGCCGTCCAACCGAAGAAAGACAAggatggaggaggaggcggcggcggcggcggcagcggggGCGAGGGTggaggaaagaagaacaagaaaggCGGAGGGAATGCGGGTAAGGAAGGAGGGGATGACGGCGGCCATGATGGGGTGGAGGAGAGCTATGGCATACCTGGAGAGTATTTCGGAGGGAGCAGAATGGAGTACTACGGATTACCGCCTGGTTACGGCTACAATTACGCGTATATGTATGGGAACCACTTGCACGCGCCTCAGATGTTCAGCGACGAGAACCCGAATGCATGTCACATCATGTGA